From a region of the Entelurus aequoreus isolate RoL-2023_Sb linkage group LG27, RoL_Eaeq_v1.1, whole genome shotgun sequence genome:
- the soat1 gene encoding sterol O-acyltransferase 1 isoform X1 → MENGGDSCRRRNLTAVSTVSGPDCPLNGGCSLGNHGHQPIGDSHVTSNGKIEVEQVISKKLQLKRKSEHLKKDLLREVNNHINDFIDSLIEESASVEPAPLPAVFSPTLSDKERSRLGHFRPPHGHGKQFVSRRSLLDELFEVNHIQTIYHMFIALLIIFILSTLVVDFIDEGRLVLDFDLLVYAFGQFPLVVCTWICMFLSVLVVPYTLFHLWTHSQASSSSHHRLYSCAYGSMFLLYQALALGFLPTYMAVVNSLPPASCFIIIMEQVRLMMKAHSYIRENVPRVLTWTKDKTSSGPVVPQVSQYLYFLFAPTLIYSDKYPRNPMIRWGYVASNLLQVLGCLFYAYYVFVRLCIPQFRSFSLQFFDLRTMVLCVFNSILPGVLVLFLGFFAFLHCWLNAFAEMLRFADRMFYKDWWNSTSFANYYRTWNVVVHDWLFHYVYRDFLWISRKRFRPAAMLFVFTVSAIVHEYILAVCFGFFYPVLFCLFMCFGMMFNFVLHDQRKGPIWNIIMWTSLFLGQGVIICLYSQEWYAHYYCPLKEPSFIELLQPRSWSCKRSSMPK, encoded by the exons GGAAAATTGAAGTGGAGCAGGTGATCAGTAAGAAGCTTCAACTGAAAAGGAAATCAGAG CACCTGAAGAAGGACCTGTTACGTGAAGTTAACAACCATATCAATGACTTCATTGACAGTCTTATTGAGGAATCTGCGAGCGTGGAGCCTGCGCCCCTGCCTGCTGTCTTCTCACCCACTCTGTCAGACAAGGAGAGAAGCAGGCTCGG GCATTTCAGACCTCCTCATGGCCATGGCAAGCAGTTTGTTAGCCGCAGGTCCCTCCTGGA TGAGTTGTTTGAGGTGAACCACATCCAGACTATCTACCACATGTTTATTGCCCTGCTCATTATCTTTATCCTCAGTACACTGGTGGTTGATTTCATTGATGAAGGCAG ACTGGTGCTGGATTTTGACTTGCTAGTCTACGCTTTTGGACAGTTCCCTCTGGTGGTGTGCACGTGGATCTGTATGTTCCTATCTGTTTTAGTGGTTCCCTACACACTGTTCCACCTGTGGACACACAGCCAGGCTAGCTCTTCCAGTCATCACAGGCTGTACAGTTGTGCCTACGGCTCCATGTTCCTTCTTTACCAAGCTTTGGCCCTTGGTTTTCTGCCCACATACATGGCAGTTGTGAACAGTTTGCCTCCAGCCTCATGCTTCATCATTATCATGGAGCAG GTGAGACTCATGATGAAGGCCCACTCCTACATTAGAGAGAATGTACCAAGGGTCCTGACCTGGACTAAAGACAAAACCA GCTCAGGCCCAGTGGTCCCTCAAGTTTCTCAGTACCTCTACTTTTTGTTTGCACCCACGCTTATCTACAGTGATAAATACCCAAG AAACCCAATGATAAGATGGGGCTATGTGGCCTCAAATTTACTACAG GTGCTCGGCTGTCTGTTTTATGCATACTACGTGTTTGTGCGGCTCTGTATACCCCAGTTCCGCAGCTTCAGTCTTCAGTTTTTTGACCTGAGGACCATGGTGCTATGTGTCTTTAACTCCATCTTGCCTG GCGTGCTGGTTCTTTTCTTGGGGTTCTTTGCTTTCCTCCACTGTTGGCTAAATGCATTCGCAGAAATGCTTCGTTTTGCTGACAGGATGTTTTATAAG GATTGGTGGAATTCAACATCTTTTGCTAACTACTACCGTACTTGGAATGTGGTCGTCCATGACTGGCTGTTTCACTACGTGTATCGGGACTTTTTGTGG ATATCCCGGAAGCGCTTCAGACCAGCAGCCATGCTGTTTGTGTTTACAGTGTCTGCCATCGTCCACGAGTACATCCTAGCAGTCTGCTTTGGCTTCTTCTACCCagtccttttttgtttgtttatgtgcTTTGGGA TGATGTTTAACTTCGTCCTCCATGACCAAAGAAAAGGTCCCATTTGGAACATAATCATGTGGACATCGCTCTTCTTAGGTCAGGGAGTTATCATCTGTTTATACTCTCAAGAGTGGTATGCCCACTACTACTGTCCCCTAAAGGAG CCCTCCTTCATTGAGTTACTACAACCTCGGTCGTGGAGCTGCAAGAGGAGTTCGATGCCCAAGTAA
- the soat1 gene encoding sterol O-acyltransferase 1 isoform X2 — protein sequence MENGGDSCRRRNLTAVSTVSGPDCPLNGGCSLGNHGHQPIGDSHVTSNGKIEVEQVISKKLQLKRKSEHLKKDLLREVNNHINDFIDSLIEESASVEPAPLPAVFSPTLSDKERSRLGHFRPPHGHGKQFVSRRSLLDELFEVNHIQTIYHMFIALLIIFILSTLVVDFIDEGRLVLDFDLLVYAFGQFPLVVCTWICMFLSVLVVPYTLFHLWTHSQASSSSHHRLYSCAYGSMFLLYQALALGFLPTYMAVVNSLPPASCFIIIMEQVRLMMKAHSYIRENVPRVLTWTKDKTSSGPVVPQVSQYLYFLFAPTLIYSDKYPRNPMIRWGYVASNLLQVLGCLFYAYYVFVRLCIPQFRSFSLQFFDLRTMVLCVFNSILPGVLVLFLGFFAFLHCWLNAFAEMLRFADRMFYKDWWNSTSFANYYRTWNVVVHDWLFHYVYRDFLWISRKRFRPAAMLFVFTVSAIVHEYILAVCFGFFYPVLFCLFMCFGMMFNFVLHDQRKGPIWNIIMWTSLFLGQGVIICLYSQEWYAHYYCPLKEPSFIELLQPRSWSCKRSSMPK from the exons GGAAAATTGAAGTGGAGCAGGTGATCAGTAAGAAGCTTCAACTGAAAAGGAAATCAGAG CACCTGAAGAAGGACCTGTTACGTGAAGTTAACAACCATATCAATGACTTCATTGACAGTCTTATTGAGGAATCTGCGAGCGTGGAGCCTGCGCCCCTGCCTGCTGTCTTCTCACCCACTCTGTCAGACAAGGAGAGAAGCAGGCTCGG GCATTTCAGACCTCCTCATGGCCATGGCAAGCAGTTTGTTAGCCGCAGGTCCCTCCTGGA TGAGTTGTTTGAGGTGAACCACATCCAGACTATCTACCACATGTTTATTGCCCTGCTCATTATCTTTATCCTCAGTACACTGGTGGTTGATTTCATTGATGAAGGCAG ACTGGTGCTGGATTTTGACTTGCTAGTCTACGCTTTTGGACAGTTCCCTCTGGTGGTGTGCACGTGGATCTGTATGTTCCTATCTGTTTTAGTGGTTCCCTACACACTGTTCCACCTGTGGACACACAGCCAGGCTAGCTCTTCCAGTCATCACAGGCTGTACAGTTGTGCCTACGGCTCCATGTTCCTTCTTTACCAAGCTTTGGCCCTTGGTTTTCTGCCCACATACATGGCAGTTGTGAACAGTTTGCCTCCAGCCTCATGCTTCATCATTATCATGGAGCAG GTGAGACTCATGATGAAGGCCCACTCCTACATTAGAGAGAATGTACCAAGGGTCCTGACCTGGACTAAAGACAAAACCA GCTCAGGCCCAGTGGTCCCTCAAGTTTCTCAGTACCTCTACTTTTTGTTTGCACCCACGCTTATCTACAGTGATAAATACCCAAG AAACCCAATGATAAGATGGGGCTATGTGGCCTCAAATTTACTACAG GTGCTCGGCTGTCTGTTTTATGCATACTACGTGTTTGTGCGGCTCTGTATACCCCAGTTCCGCAGCTTCAGTCTTCAGTTTTTTGACCTGAGGACCATGGTGCTATGTGTCTTTAACTCCATCTTGCCTG GCGTGCTGGTTCTTTTCTTGGGGTTCTTTGCTTTCCTCCACTGTTGGCTAAATGCATTCGCAGAAATGCTTCGTTTTGCTGACAGGATGTTTTATAAG GATTGGTGGAATTCAACATCTTTTGCTAACTACTACCGTACTTGGAATGTGGTCGTCCATGACTGGCTGTTTCACTACGTGTATCGGGACTTTTTGTGG ATATCCCGGAAGCGCTTCAGACCAGCAGCCATGCTGTTTGTGTTTACAGTGTCTGCCATCGTCCACGAGTACATCCTAGCAGTCTGCTTTGGCTTCTTCTACCCagtccttttttgtttgtttatgtgcTTTGGGA TGATGTTTAACTTCGTCCTCCATGACCAAAGAAAAGGTCCCATTTGGAACATAATCATGTGGACATCGCTCTTCTTAGGTCAGGGAGTTATCATCTGTTTATACTCTCAAGAGTGGTATGCCCACTACTACTGTCCCCTAAAGGAG CCCTCCTTCATTGAGTTACTACAACCTCGGTCGTGGAGCTGCAAGAGGAGTTCGATGCCCAA ATGA